tggccgccatattggtggggtcggccccatagccccccttccgagtcgccatcttggtggggtcttccccatagccccccttccgagtcgccatcttggtggggtcttccccatagccccccttcctagccgccatcttggtggggtcggccccatagtccccattcccagtcgccatcttggtagggtctgccccacagcccccttcccaaccgccatattggtggggtctgcacccatggccgccatcttggtggggtctgccccatagcccctgcttcccagccgccatcttgggggggtcggccacatagccccccttcccagtcgccatcttggtagggtctgccccacagcccccttcccagtcgccatcttgggggggtctgccccatagccccccttcccagccgccctcttggtggggtctgcacccccctccccacctcctggcgcggtggctccgcccccccctccccggctccttgcacggtggctccgccccccccgcctcctggcgcggtggctccgccccccctccccgcctccttcccagtcgctatcttggtgggcttggccccatagcccccctccccgcccctttaaacgatggctccgcccccctccaggccctttaaggggtggctccgccccccctccccacctcctggcgcggtggctccgccccccctccccggctccttgcacggtggctccgccccccccgcctcctggcgccgtggctccgcccccctccccggctccttgcacggtggctccgccccctcccccccttctcgggcggtggctccgccccggcgttttcccgcccttcccaacggccgcgctcgcgctgccccttcccctcagggcttcccgcccttcccaacggccgttccccccccgtcccctcacggaccgaggcgcgaaggagccccggcaccgccccatagcgcccccccttcccagccgccatcttgggggggtctgccccatagcccctgcttcccagccgccatcttggtggtgtctgcacccatggccgccatattggtggggtccgccccatagccccccttccgagtcgccatcttggtggggtctgccccatagccccccttcccagccgccatcttgggggggtcggccccatagccctccttcccagtcgccttcttggtagggtctgccccatatcccccccttcccagccgccctcttggtggggtctgcacccccctccccacctcctggcgcggtggctccgcccctcctccccggctccttgcacggtggctccacccccccgcctcctggcgcggtggctccgccccctctccccgcctccttcccagtcgctatcttggtgggctcggccccatagcccccctccccgcccctttaatcgatggctccgcccccctccccggctccttgcacggtggctccgccccctccccccctcctcgggcggtggctccgccccgccggcttcccgcccttcccaacggccgcgctcgcgctgccccttcccctcagggcttcccgcccttcccaacggccgttccccccccgtcccgtcacggaccgaggcgcgaaggagccccggcaccgccccaccaagatggcgactgggaagggggggctatggggccgaccccaccaagatggcggctgggaaggggggtaTATTGGGCAGACCTCACCaggatggcgactgggaagggggggctatggggcagaccccaccaagatggcggctgagaagggggggctatggggcagaccccaccaagatggcggcaaaccatcccaagatggcggccatgggtgcagaccccaccaagatggcggctgggaaggggggaccctatagggtgctataggggACCCTATTAAgtgctccccctcccccggtAGTTTGGGGCTCCCGGGACGCGACCCCGGTGatgggcggggccgcgccggcccgAACGGAGCCGAgtggagccgagcggagccgaacgaacggagccgagcggagccgaacgGAGCCGAACGAACGGAGCCGAACGGAGCCGAACGaacggagccgagcggagccgagcggagccgaacgAACGGAGCCGAACGGAGCCGAACGaacggagccgagcggagccgagcggagccgaacgAACGGAGCCGaacggagccgagcggagccgaacgAACGGAGCCGAGCTGAGCCGAACGGAGCCGAgtggagccgagcggagccgaacgaacggagccgagcggagccgaacgGAGCCGAACGaacggagccgagcggagccgagcggagtTGAACGAACGGAGCCGAACGGAGCCGAACGaacggagccgagcggagccgaacgaacggagccgagcggagccgagcggagccgaacgAACGGAGCCGAACGGAGCCGAACGaacggagccgagcggagccgagcggagccgaacgaacggagccgagcggagccgagcggagccgaacgCGCTCGAGTCGGGAGCCGAACCCGGACGACTCCGTGCCGGGGCCGAACCCGCCCGAAGGGCCCCGAGCGGGGCCGAGCGAGGGCCGAGAGGAGTCAGaacctcccagtacctcccagtataCCCAGTAGCCCCCCAGTATTTCCCAGTACTCTCCTAGtgccctcccagtacccccagctACCCCCCCCACTACCCCCCGGTGTCTCCCAGCACCCCTTAATACCCACCAGTACCCGCTAGCACCTGCCCAGTacctcccagttcctccccaggacctcccagttccctcccagtacCCTCCCGGTCCCCCCCAGTACcttccagttccctcccagtaccctcccggtcccccccagtgcctcccagtcccccccagtaccCTCCtggtccctcccagtcccccccagtcccctcccagttcccccccagtccctcccagtatcccccagtccctcccagttcccccccagtgcctcccagtaccctcccagtcccccccagtaccCTCCtggtccctcccagtcccccccagtccctcccagttcccccccagtacctcccagtcccccccagtccctcccagttcccccccagtacctcccagtccctcccagtcccccccagtcccccccagtcccctccatcctcccgcctacccccccccccggctcctcccatcgccgccgtcccccccagtcccccccagtcccccccccagtccctcccagtgcctccctcccggggcaggggccgtAGGGCAGGATCCGTGGGGcaggggccgtggggcaggggcgATGTGGGGCgccgtggggcgggcggggggcagcggcctGCGCTcggcggccggggggagccccctGCCCGGGGGGCCGCTGGCCGGGAAGGTGGCGGTGGTGACGGCCGGCACCCAGGGGTGAGTGTGGGCCCCACGGCGACCCACGGCgacccacggccgccccacggccacCCAACGGCCACCCCACGGCGACCCACGGCCACCCCGCAGCCACCCCCCGGGACCCACGGCCACCCACTGGGACCCCCAGcgccccacagagccccatagccgccccatagcccccccatagccccccgtgacccccatgtccccacagccccggtcaccccccagcccccccccagccccatagcacccctaGAGCCCtccaccccatagccccccatgaCCCTTGTGTCCCCAtagcctccccagccccacagacccccatagctgccccatagcccccccatagcccccccgtGACCACatgacccccatgtcccccagcacccctatagccccccaccccatagccccccatagcctcccccagccccatagcacccctagagccccccaccccatagccccccatgaCCCCCATCACCCCACAGACCCCCCTCATAGCCCCCCatagccccagccccacagcccccccatagcccccccaccCTATagacccccatagcccccctcaccccatagcccccccgaCCCCCATGACCCTATAggcccccccaacccccaccgccccatagccccccccataGCCCTCCatagcccctgcccagccccatagcacccctatagccccccaccCTATAGCGCCCCATGACCCCATAGCCCCCTgtcaccccatagccccccatagccccccatgaccccctgccccctgccccccaggaTCGGGCTGGCGGtggccgcggggctggcgggggcgggggcgcgggtgGTGCTGAGCTCCCGCCGGGCCCCACACGTGGAGGCCGCCGTGGGGCAGCTGCGGGCCCAGGGGCTGGAGGTCAGCGGGGTCGTCTGCCatgtggggcagccccacagccgCCAAGGCCTCATCCAGAAGGtgagggggcctgggggggggggcggacgcctgggtccctgaggggtgggggggctatggggcgcagtggggcacagtggggctctgggggtcccatGGGGTTATGGGGAGCAATGGGGCACGGGGGTTATGGGGGTCCCATGGGGCTATGGGGTGGAAAGGGGCACTGGGGCTATGGGGGTCCCATGGGGCTATGGGGCACAGTGGGGCCACGGGGGTCCCATAGGGTTATGGGGCGCGATGGGGCACAGTGGGGCCACGGGGGTCCCATAGGGTTATGGGGAGCAGGGGGGCACTGGGGTTATGGGTGTCCCGTGGGGCTATGGGGCACAGTGGGGCCACGGGGGTCCCATGCAGTTATGGGGCGCGATGGGGCACAGTGGGGCCATGGGGGTCCCATAGGGTTATGGGGAGCAGGGGGGCACTGGGGTTATGGGGCACAGTGGGGCTATGGGGCACAGTGAGGTCCCACGGGGCTACGGGGTGCAATGGGCCCATGCAGTTATGGGGCGCGATGGGGCACTGGGGCTATGGGGGTCCCGTGGGGCTATGGGGCGCAACGGGGCCACGGGGGTCCCATGCAGTTATGGGGCGCAGTGGGGCACCGTCCTTAGGTggccgccgcggggcggcggtTCACGGGCCGCCGGGCGGCTATGGGGCTCCCTTGAGGTTATGGGGCGGACGTGGGGGTGGGGGACCGTGGGGTGGCCCCACACGTGTGGGTCCCGCCAGGCCCTGGAGACCTACGGGGGCATCGACATCCTGGTCTCCAACGCCGCCGTCAACCCCGTCTTCGGCCCCGCCCTCGACGCCGACGAGGCCGCCTGGGAGAAGGTGTGGCCACGCCCCCTTAGCCACGCCCCCTTTCCCCTCGGCCACGCCCACCCAGCCCCACCCATCTTTAACCccacccccccacgccccccaaaGATCTTCCAGGTCAACGTGACGGCGGCGGCCATGTTGATCAAGCTGGTGGTGCCCCACATGGAGAAGAGGGGGTGAGTGGGCGGGGCttaggggcggggcggggcgtggcGGGGCGTGGTCGGCTCGGACACGCCCGCCCGCGTCATCGTGCTCCTCCCTCCACCGCGCAGGGGCGGGGCCATCGTGGTGGTGTCGTCGGTGGCCGGGTACCTGCCCTTCccggtgagggggggggggggatccgtGTGACGtcagggggggggggtgggggggggacccatCCTAcgtcacggggggggggggggggggcgatggtGGACGGGGGGTGGGATCCATCCGACGTCACGGTGGGACGATGGGGGTGGGACAATGGTGGAGGGGTGATGGTGGGATGGTGGTGGGATGGTGGTGGGAATCCATCCCACGTTGTGGTGGGATGGGTGGTGGGACGGGTGGTGGGCTCCATCCCATCTCATGAGGGGTTTGATGGTGGGACGGGTGGTGGGAATCCATCCCACGTCATGGTGGGACGGGtggtggggtgatggtggtgggacgggtggtgggacgggtggtggggtgatggtgatggtggtgggatggggatgggtggTGGGAATCCATCCTACGTCACGGTGGGACGGGTGGTGGGACAATGGTGGGGTCCATCCACATGATGGGACGGGTGGTGGGATGATGGTGGGATCCATCTGACATCACGGTGGGAcaatg
The nucleotide sequence above comes from Mycteria americana isolate JAX WOST 10 ecotype Jacksonville Zoo and Gardens unplaced genomic scaffold, USCA_MyAme_1.0 Scaffold_107, whole genome shotgun sequence. Encoded proteins:
- the LOC142403106 gene encoding dehydrogenase/reductase SDR family member 4-like isoform X2, yielding MWGAVGRAGGSGLRSAAGGSPLPGGPLAGKVAVVTAGTQGIGLAVAAGLAGAGARVVLSSRRAPHVEAAVGQLRAQGLEVSGVVCHVGQPHSRQGLIQKALETYGGIDILVSNAAVNPVFGPALDADEAAWEKIFQVNVTAAAMLIKLVVPHMEKRGGGAIVVVSSVAGYLPFPALGPYSVSKAALLGLVKALAPELRARRVRLNAVAPGLVRTRFSAAAGDAVGRGRGRDLPLLPRRRLRGGRDRGGGRGGPLPPIATHSDP
- the LOC142403106 gene encoding dehydrogenase/reductase SDR family member 4-like isoform X1, producing the protein MWGAVGRAGGSGLRSAAGGSPLPGGPLAGKVAVVTAGTQGIGLAVAAGLAGAGARVVLSSRRAPHVEAAVGQLRAQGLEVSGVVCHVGQPHSRQGLIQKALETYGGIDILVSNAAVNPVFGPALDADEAAWEKIFQVNVTAAAMLIKLVVPHMEKRGGGAIVVVSSVAGYLPFPALGPYSVSKAALLGLVKALAPELRARRVRLNAVAPGLVRTRFSAALWEDEATRQRVMSSMGIERLGTPSDVAEVVTFLCSPAAAYVVGETVVVAGGAPSRL